One window of the Salvelinus fontinalis isolate EN_2023a chromosome 2, ASM2944872v1, whole genome shotgun sequence genome contains the following:
- the LOC129820886 gene encoding rap guanine nucleotide exchange factor 6-like isoform X11: MIVVDNASEVEERALQREASQRRSRRRFRKVNPRGERELITDGQEPTDYAYNQLPGDLNKMHLTDHPHSQGMHVPPSQSGCSIASDSGSSSLSDIYQATESEMGDVDLSGLPEAAVDSEEEEEEDEDLERTSDTLLGRDLVRECLEKDPVDRNDDDIEQLLEFMHQLPAFANMTMSVRRDLCTVMVFEVVEQAGTTILKDKQELDLWYVILNGAVEISHPDSRMETLCMGNSFGISPSLDKQYMSGVLRTKGDDCQFVCIAQEDYWRILNHVEKNTHKVEEEGEIVMVKEHRELDRSGTRKGHIVIKGTPERLILHLVEEPSVVDPTYIEDFLLTYRTFLSSPMEVGKKLLEWFKVDSLRDTVTRIVLLWVNNHFNDFEGDPAMTRFLEDFEKLLETTKMKGHLRLLNIACAAKAKWRQITLQKPSRESPLYFSLHGGSERGFGIFVESVEGGSKAAEAGLKRGDQIMEINGQNFENVSYVKAMDFLRNNTHLSLTVKTNIFVFKELLSRIVHEKKNGVPHIPKIQEKKGNRFSIPDLPGDMEFPTDHKATKKMKANTVSGGRNKIRKMLEKTRFSILPPKPFRRLFGDGGVGQSQDDSIVGTKQCRHSVAIMPIPGSLSSSSPDLLQPATNVLDFSNPAAVGFYYIPDQVIRVFKADQQSCYIIISKDTTAKDVVSHVVNEFGLSAAPENYSLCEVSVSPEGVIKQRRLPDQLSKLADRIQLNGRYYLKNNMDTETLCSDDDAQELLKESHITLLQLSTVEVAAQLSMRDFELFRNIESTEYVDDLFKLLDSSGGVQQTRLKQFEEVINQETFWVATEILREPNAMKRMKTIKHFIKIALNCRECKNFNSMFAIISGLNLAPIARLRSSWEKLPSKYDKLFRDLQDIFDPSRNMAKYRNVLSSQSMQPPIIPLFPVVKKDLTFLHEGNDSKVDGLVNFEKLRMIAKEIRHVVRMTSANMDPALMFRQRKKRWKSLGSLSQGSTNSNMLDVQGGAHKKRVRRSSLLNAKKLYEDAQMARKVKQYLSNLAVETDEEKHQIMSLQCEPVYSTLSKNLSERRSTKSDISPVSLRSALPGGKAQNRVSQVLQIQVPLYPQRKKSTAKDIHAAHNSSSPLVIKKPPSSQLCQSEDSPWSGKRSAEDTVSIVSSLHSSPTISPQGSPRKVGGMAKPQHNSNSQMNMSGSSSSLTSEASTKAGTAGTRSYGIGYALMPAVKSDNLSDSSHSEISSRSSIVSNCSVDSMPAGPAEERQGTKARDTTETPGTTTQLTHTDSDCSQPSTSSLARGQVMRGSTFTSSTSTEELTPDHVSLDSVADSGRGSWTSCSSNSHDSFQSLPVPLLGRPPTWDHLVPGGFRHTQLAGPIVEVEAGLAWVGVAGGPGAGSVGGEDAKRLSRDSSELNQSRQSWASSSSLSDTYEGNYGTIKRRTAEGVSAAPGEGPDAPQSTDPVYKMVTSSTEKGLIVYCVTSPTKDDRYRGPPPTPPGYQGLTLVDGQDGAPLRPPHLRPPDYSVALQRSKLLHSPGGLVEARRLGVNLLHHESQGQSRPASVCLQGLGDSEDDEQVSAV, encoded by the exons AACAACTGTTGGAGTTCATGCACCAGCTGCCAGCCTTTGCCAACATGACCATGTCGGTCCGGCGGGACCTGTGTACTGTCATGGTGTTTGAGGTGGTGGAGCAGGCGGGGACCACGATCCTAAAGGACAAACAGGAG ctgGACCTGTGGTATGTGATCCTGAACGGGGCGGTGGAgatcagccacccagacagccgCATGGAGACCCTCTGCATGGGCAACAGCTTCGGCATCTCCCCCTCCCTGGACAAGCAGTACATGAGCGGAGTGTTGCGCACCAAGGGGGACGACTGCCAG TTTGTGTGCATCGCCCAAGAGGACTACTGGCGGATCCTCAACCATGTGGAGAAGAACACACacaaggtggaggaggagggagagatcgTCATGGTGAAGGAACATCGCGAGCTGGACCGCAGCGGCACCAGGAAGGGACACATCGTCATCAAG GGCACCCCAGAGCGTTTGATATTGCACCTGGTGGAGGAGCCATCGGTGGTTGACCCCACCTACATCGAAGACTTCCTCCTCACCTACCGCACCTTCCTCTCCAGCCCCATGGAAGTCGGCAAGAAGCTGCTCGAGTGGTTCAAAGTCGACAGCCTCAGAGACACg GTGACACGCATAGTGTTGTTATGGGTGAACAACCATTTCAACGACTTTGAAGGTGACCCAGCCATGACAAGGTTCCTTGAAGACTTTGAGAAGCTGCTGGAAACCACA AAAATGAAGGGTCACCTGAGGCTACTGAACATAGCGTGTGCAGCCAAGGCCAAGTGGAGGCAGATCACTCTGCAGAAACCGTCCAGAGAGTCCCCGCTCTACTTCAGCCTGCATGGCGGCAGCGAGAGGGGTTTCGGCATCTTCGTGGAGTCGGTGGAGGGGGGCAGCAAGGCCGCGGAGGCTGGACTCAAACGGGGAGACCAG ATAATGGAGATCAATGGTCAGAACTTTGAGAACGTCTCCTACGTCAAAGCTATGGACTTCCTGAGGAACaacacacacctctccctcacAGTCAAGACTAACATCTTCG tgttCAAAGAGCTGCTGAGCCGGATCGTTCACGAGAAGAAGAATGGCGTTCCGCACATCCCCAAGATCCAGGAGAAGAAGGGCAACCGCTTCTCCATCCCTGACCTGCCTGGAGACATGGAGTTCCCCACAGACCACAAGGCCACCAAGAAGATGAAGGCCAACACCGTTTCTGGGGGACGGAACAAGATCAGGAAGATGCTAGAGAAGACCCGCTTCAGCATCCTACCACCTAAACCCTTCAG GCGACTCTTTGG TGATGGTGGCGTGGGTCAGTCTCAGGATGACAGCATCGTGGGCACTAAGCAGTGCAGGCACAGCGTGGCCATCATGCCCATCCCTGGCAGCCTCTCATCCAGCAGCCCTGACCTGCTGCAGCCAGCCACTAATGTGTTGGACTTCTCCAATCCAGCAG CCGTGGGCTTCTACT ACATTCCAGACCAGGTGATCCGGGTGTTCAAGGCTGACCAGCAGAGCTGTTACATCATCATCAGCAAGGACACCACTGCCAAGGACGTGGTCAGTCACGTGGTCAACGAGTTTGGCCTGAGCGCAGCCCCGGAGAACTACTCCCTCTGTGAAGTGTCGGTCAGCCCCGAGGGCGTCATCAAACAACGCAGGCTACCTGACCAGCTCTCCAAGCTGGCTGACCGCATCCAGCTCAACGGCAG GTACTACCTGAAGAACAACATGGATACGGAGACGTTGTGTTCAGACGATGACGCCCAGGAGCTGCTGAAGGAGAGTCACATCACCCTGCTCCAGCTCAGCACCGTGGag GTGGCCGCCCAGCTCTCCATGAGGGACTTTGAGCTGTTCCGTAACATCGAGTCCACCGAGTACGTGGACGACCTCTTCAAGCTACTGGACTCCTCGGGGGGAGTCCAGCAGACGCGCCTCAAGCAGTTTGAGGAGGTCATCAACCAGGAGACCTTCTGGGTCGCCACGGAGATCCTGAGGGAGCCCAACGCCATGAAAAGGATGAAGACCATCAAACACTTCATCAAGATCGCTCTGAACTGTAGAGAGTGCAAGAACTTCAACTCCATGTTCGCCATCATCAG TGGCCTAAATCTGGCCCCAATAGCTCGTCTCAGGTCGTCGTGGGAGAAGCTGCCCAGTAAGTACGACAAGCTGTTCCGCGACCTGCAGGACATCTTCGACCCGTCCAGGAACATGGCCAAGTACCGCAACGTCCTGAGCAGCCAGAGCATGCAGCCGCCCatcatccccctgttccccgtcgTCAAGAAGGACCTCACCTTCCTACATGAAG GTAATGACTCTAAAGTAGACGGTCTGGTGAACTTTGAGAAGCTGAGGATGATCGCCAAGGAGATCCGTCACGTTGTCCGTATGACCTCAGCCAACATGGACCCAGCTCTTATGTTCCGACAGAG GAAGAAGAGGTGGAAGAGTTTAGG gtcTCTGAGTCAGGGCAGCACCAACTCCAACATGTTGGACGTGCAGGGCGGGGCCCACAAGAAGCGCGTGCGTCGCAGCTCGCTGCTCAACGCTAAGAAGCTGTACGAGGACGCTCAGATGGCCCGTAAGGTCAAGCAGTACCTGTCCAACCTGGCGGTGGAGACGGACGAGGAGAAACACCAGATTATGTCTCTACAGTGCGAGCCCGTTTACAGCACCT TGTCCAAGAACCTGAGCGAGCGACGGTCCACCAAGTCGGACATCTCGCCTGTGTCGCTGCGCTCGGCGCTGCCCGGGGGGAAGGCCCAGAACCGCGTGTCCCAGGTGCTACAGATCCAGGTACCCCTCTACCCCCAACGGAAGAAGAGCACCGCCAAGGACATTCACGCCGCACACA ACTCCAGCTCTCCCCTAGTGATAAAGAAGCCTCCCAGCTCCCAGCTCTGCCAATCAGAGGACAGTCCCTGGAGTGGGAAGAGGTCTGCTGAAGACACTGTGTCCATCGTGTCCTCCCTGCACTCCAGCCCCACCATCTCGCCACAGGGCTCCCCGCGCAAAG TGGGTGGCATGGCCAAGCCCCAGCATAACTCCAACAGCCAGATGAACATGTCTGGCTCGTCGTCCTCTCTGACCAGCGAGGCCAGCACCAAGGCAGGCACGGCGGGCACCCGCAGCTACGGCATAG GCTATGCCCTGATGCCTGCAGTGAAGTCCGACAACCTGTCCGACTCCAGCCACAGTGAGATCTCGTCCCGCTCCAGCATCGTCAGTAACTGCTCTGTGGACTCGATGCCTGCTGGCCCTGCAGAGGAGCGCCAAGGCACCAAGGCCAGGGACACCACTGAGACCCCAGGCACCACCACGCAGCTCACACACACCGACTCTGACTGCAGCCAGCCCAGCACCAG TTCGTTGGCGCGGGGCCAGGTGATGCGGGGTTCCACcttcacctcctccacctccacagaggaGCTGACTCCCGACCacgtctccctggacagtgtggcCGACAGCGGGCGGGGCAGCTGGACCTCCTGCTCCTCCAACTCCCACGACAGCTTTCAGAGCTTGCCTGTCCCCCTGCTGGGCCGACCCCCCACCTGGGACCACCTAGTGCCTGGGGGCTTCCGCCACACCCAGCTAGCAGGGCCTATAGTCGAGGTTGAGGCTGGGCTGGCCTGGGTTGGGGTAGCGGGAGGACCGGGGGCGGGGTCCGTGGGAGGAGAGGACGCCAAGAGGCTCTCCAGAGACAGTTCAGAGCTAAACCAATCACGGCAGAGCTGGGCCTCATCCTCCTCGCTGTCGGACACCTACGAGGGGAACTACGGCACCATCAAACGCCGCACTGCCGAAGGCGTCTCCGCCGCCCCTGGGGAGGGCCCTGACGCACCCCAAAGCACAGATCCCGTCTACAAAATGGTCACCTCAAGCACAGAGAAAGGCCTCATAG TGTACTGTGTAACCTCCCCCACCAAGGACGATAGGTACAGGGGGCCTCCCCCCACCCCTCCGGGATACCAGGGCCTCACCCTGGTCGATGGACAGGATGGAGCTCCCCTACGACCACCCCACTTGCGGCCGCCCGACTATAGCGTGGCCCTGCAGAGGTCTAAGCTGCTACATAGCCCCGGAGGCCTGGTGGAGGCCCGGAGACTGGGGGTGAACCTCCTCCACCACGAATCCCAGGGCCAGTCCCGGCCGGCCAGCGTCTGCCTACAGGGCCTAGGGGATAGTGAGGATG ATGAGCAGGTGTCCGCGGTGTAG